A region from the Mesotoga infera genome encodes:
- a CDS encoding ribose-phosphate pyrophosphokinase, which translates to MPYQTNEMKVFAGSASLPLAEKISQHLGIRLGDCRTKRFSDGEINLKIDETVRGHDIFIIQSTCSPANENLMELLIMIDAFRRASAHSIAAVIPYYGYARQDRKARGRDPITAKLVANLLTTSGASRLITIDLHAEQIQGFFDIPVDNLWSFPAFFRFFNQGRFDREEMAVISPDIGGVKRASKFAAKLGVPLAILDKRRPKDNVAEMVHIIGDVDGKTAIIFDDIIDTGRSLVEAAKMLKSNGAKKIFACATHGVLSGDATKIIAESEIEKVFITDTIYHEGLPDNIMVLSIAPLLAEALTRVRKNLSVSILFR; encoded by the coding sequence ATGCCTTACCAGACAAACGAGATGAAAGTATTCGCCGGTTCTGCGAGTCTGCCCTTGGCAGAGAAGATCTCGCAGCATCTTGGAATCAGGCTTGGAGATTGCAGAACAAAGAGGTTTTCCGACGGCGAGATAAATTTGAAGATTGACGAGACGGTCAGGGGTCATGATATCTTCATAATTCAGTCTACATGCAGCCCGGCCAATGAGAACCTTATGGAGCTTCTCATAATGATCGATGCCTTTAGAAGAGCTTCAGCCCATTCTATTGCCGCCGTAATCCCATATTATGGTTACGCTCGTCAGGATAGGAAGGCAAGAGGCCGCGATCCAATAACTGCCAAACTTGTGGCGAATCTTCTCACAACTTCAGGAGCGAGCAGGCTGATAACCATAGATTTGCATGCGGAGCAAATACAGGGGTTTTTCGATATCCCAGTCGATAATCTGTGGTCCTTTCCTGCCTTTTTCAGGTTCTTCAATCAGGGGAGGTTCGACAGAGAAGAAATGGCGGTCATTTCCCCGGACATCGGCGGAGTGAAGCGGGCGAGCAAGTTTGCGGCAAAACTTGGTGTTCCTCTTGCTATTCTGGACAAGAGAAGACCAAAGGACAACGTTGCAGAAATGGTACACATAATAGGCGATGTCGATGGAAAGACAGCAATAATCTTTGATGATATAATTGACACCGGTCGTTCATTGGTAGAGGCAGCAAAGATGCTAAAATCCAACGGTGCGAAGAAGATCTTTGCCTGTGCCACCCATGGCGTTCTCTCCGGCGATGCGACAAAGATAATTGCAGAGTCGGAAATTGAGAAGGTCTTCATTACTGACACGATATACCATGAAGGTCTTCCTGACAACATAATGGTGTTGTCTATTGCTCCGTTATTGGCGGAGGCATTAACCCGTGTTAGGAAAAATCTTTCGGTGAGTATTTTGTTCAGATAG
- a CDS encoding 50S ribosomal protein L25: MHEINLVAEPRNGDTKAKILMNQGRIPAVVYGPEMETISISLDKVEVLRIMNRVAETTSIVLSLDGKEYRAFLKGVQRDKVT; the protein is encoded by the coding sequence ATGCACGAAATAAATCTCGTTGCTGAACCGCGCAACGGTGACACGAAAGCGAAAATCCTAATGAATCAAGGCAGGATTCCTGCAGTGGTTTACGGCCCAGAAATGGAAACGATTTCCATAAGTCTGGATAAGGTCGAGGTCTTGAGAATAATGAACAGAGTTGCAGAGACAACTTCAATAGTTCTTTCTCTTGATGGCAAAGAGTACCGCGCCTTTCTGAAGGGAGTTCAGAGAGACAAGGTTACCG